In Gymnogyps californianus isolate 813 chromosome 1, ASM1813914v2, whole genome shotgun sequence, the following are encoded in one genomic region:
- the LOC127019547 gene encoding myosin-8-like, which produces MPVLQASSSVRTGRKWILKVQGKRRPACCFQLQTDTERARAPLQRSAAMVSCQRQEQNKRKMMTPPVILRRILKVQGKRRPACCFQLQTDTERARAPLQRSAAMVSCQRQEQNKRKMMTPPVILRRILKVQGKRRPACCFQLQTDTERARAPLQRSAAMVSCQRQEQNKRKMMTPPLILRRILKVQGKRRPACCFQLQTDTERARAPLQRSAAMNQQISESSGAEQEEDVDSSYENEVLPLLEVSALGREEPQLKKDASTQADCRGDRQRWVRQLQQELADVLKKNSLAEASLEAKKHYSRDLQEQKLQLQKELDRSKAKLQELKERHIRTECYAESLKNALKKKERELTTSRNLQGLLATSSGTAAIPELEERMQRLQVGKARLEATAQQQAKTIEALQKDLQASASARNGLEDLITGFQTTRTAKEHQHQQRGSESKEVKKLAEMKCRSEALLDEMRGRNVALREERTRLKMLLEASRTKLMAYAGRKRASQLSFPGEMKNSCSQVASEVGKLRRKQVTNAVSMAPHLTDFHRTGDAVEKTHAAGKTRPGPVSKVVRFAWDSGRTGAEPGLNLRSRWETSMSQLKV; this is translated from the exons ATGCCGGTGCTGCAGGCAAGCTCTTCAGTTAGGACGGGGAGGAA ATGGATTCTGAAGGTCCAAGGAAAGCGTCGGCCGGCgtgctgcttccagctgcagaCGGACACGGAGCGTGCGCGCGCTCCGTTGCAGAGGAGCGCGGCAATG GTGTCTTGCCAGCGGCAGGAGCAGAacaagaggaagatgatgacTCCCCCTGTGATTCTGAG ACGGATTCTGAAGGTCCAAGGAAAGCGTCGGCCGGCgtgctgcttccagctgcagaCGGACACGGAGCGTGCGCGCGCTCCGTTGCAGAGGAGCGCGGCAATG GTGTCTTGCCAGCGGCAGGAGCAGAacaagaggaagatgatgacTCCCCCTGTGATTCTGAG ACGGATTCTGAAGGTCCAAGGAAAGCGTCGGCCGGCgtgctgcttccagctgcagaCGGACACGGAGCGTGCGCGCGCTCCGTTGCAGAGGAGCGCGGCAATG GTGTCTTGCCAGCGGCAGGAGCAGAacaagaggaagatgatgacTCCCCCTTTGATTCTGAG ACGGATTCTGAAGGTCCAAGGAAAGCGTCGGCCGGCgtgctgcttccagctgcagaCGGACACGGAGCGTGCGCGCGCTCCGTTGCAGAGGAGCGCGGCAATG AATCAACAAATCTCAGAATCTTCTGGAGCAGAGCAAGAGGAAGATGTTGACTCCTCGTATGAGAATGAGGTACTTCCTCTTCTGGAG GTTTCTGCACTGGGGAGAGAAGAGCCTCAGCTAAAGAAGGATGCTTCAACTCAAGCAGATTGTCGCGGCGACAGACAG AGATGGgtcaggcagctgcagcaggagcttgCCGACGTGCTCAAAAAGAACTCCCTGGCAGAAGCTTCACTTGAAGCTAAGAAGCACTACAGCAGGGACCTGCAGGAACAGAAACTGCAGTTGCAGAAGGAACTGGACAGGTCTAAAGCTAAG CTGCAGGAATTGAAAGAACGACATATCCGGACTGAGTGTTATGCTGAGTCCCTGAAAAACGCCTTaaagaagaaggagagggaactAACAACTTCCAGGAACCTGCAGGGCCTTCTGGCCACGTCTTCTGGAACTGCGGCTATCCCAGAGCTGGAAGAACGCATGCAACG GCTCCAAGTTGGAAAGGCCAGGCTGGAAGCCACAGCCCAGCAACAAGCCAAGACCATTGAAGCCCTTCAGAAAGACCTGCAAGCCTCTGCCTCA GCTCGTAACGGCCTGGAGGACTTGATAACTGGCTTTCAGACAACACGGACTGCAAAGGAACACCAACATCAGCAG cGTGGGAGTGAAAGCAAGGAAGTGAAGAAGCTGGCCGAGATGAAATGCCGATCAGAAGCGCTTCTGGACGAAATGCGGGGAAGAAACGTCGCACTGCGGGAAGAACGTACCAG GTTGAAGATGCTTCTGGAGGCATCTCGGACAAAGCTGATGGCATATGCGGGGAGAAAGAGAGCATCCCAGCTCAGTTTCCCGGGAGAGATGAAGAACAGCTGTTCTCAGGTGGCCAGCGAAGTTGGTAAACTAAGAAGAAAG CAGGTGACGAATGCAGTCTCGATGGCCCCCCACCTTACGGATTTCCACAGAA CTGGAGATGCAGTCGAAAAAACGCATGCAGCGGGCAAGACAAGACCAGGACCTGTGAGCAAAGTTGTCCGCTTTGCATGGGACTCGGGAAGAACCGGGGCAGAACCAGGGCTTAACCTCAGAAGTCGTTGGGAGACTAGCATG TCACAGCTGAAGGTCTAA